One segment of Brassica napus cultivar Da-Ae chromosome C3, Da-Ae, whole genome shotgun sequence DNA contains the following:
- the LOC106454636 gene encoding zinc finger CCCH domain-containing protein 55 isoform X4, whose translation MDSGDPTALLLTKIRSLEPDYATKIIGYLLLQDFSEKALMHLALGPESVLHSIISKVKTQLGLLSNNLSAPSTPPSPYPISRPPINGRGVGGGGLSHSNGFMGFRRNSPSSPSSTSPWSINGDSATDLLDDQQLNDCLSFLDDSCEKTEDVADPIDNGETHLHRRSFSADNVDGNDIATDSPRKVEDFMRQEEMMRLKMAYQRQRLASSQILNRAQQFPCEKRTDFLLHQHAHRDGGLRIGDERYWSSSPGRLERMELMATHFNDLSNSVARQIYLTFPAESTFKDEDVAAYFSLFGTVQDVRIPYQQKRMFGFVSFAHPETVKVVLARGNPHFICDSRVLVKPYKEKGKALDKKHHHLLQQQIELGNYSPCSSPSGLDPREQSDFQLDSKMFYQRREMMRRKMEQADLERAIEFERRRLINLQLPEFKNSVVLNHHRSFSVGSPGCFPSASNLSPDIQSELNSDAFEVDDATVVHSYPVTGPRRINHDKDSNGAKPPMILPILVQKMESPSPLVTEMTMNHQPLPVA comes from the exons ATGGATTCCGGCGACCCGACAGCTTTGCTTTTAACGAAAATCAGAAGCTTGGAGCCAGACTACGCTACGAAGATCATCGGATACCTTCTCTTACAAGATTTCTCCGAGAAAGCCCTGATGCATCTCGCTCTTGGACCTGAATCAGTCCTTCACTCCATTATCTCGAAGGTGAAAACTCAGTTAGGACTTTTATCGAACAACTTATCTGCACCTTCTACTCCCCCGTCTCCTTACCCTATCTCTCGACCACCTATCAACGGAAGAGGAGTAGGAGGAGGAGGGCTCTCTCACTCTAATGGGTTCATGGGTTTCCGACGAAACTCCCCGTCGTCTCCTTCTTCCACCTCTCCCTGGTCAATCAACGGAGACTCTGCTACTGATTTGCTGGATGATCAGCAGCTAAACGATTGCCTTTCGTTTCTCGACGATTCATGTGAGAAAACAGAGGATGTTGCTGATCCTATCGATAACGGAGAAACCCATCTCCACAGGAGGAGTTTCTCCGCTGATAACGTCGATGGTAATGACATTGCCACTGATTCTCCGAGGAAAGTTGAAGACTTTATGAGGCAAGAGGAGATGATGAGGTTGAAAATGGCTTATCAGCGTCAGAGGCTTGCTTCTTCTCAGATCTTGAATAGGGCTCAACAGTTCCCATGCGAGAAAAGAACAGACTTTCTTCTGCATCAACATGCTCATAG AGATGGTGGACTGCGTATTGGTGATGAAAGGTATTGGAGCAGCAGCCCAGGGAGGCTTGAGAGGATGGAGCTAATGGCAACGCATTTTAATGATCTGTCAAACTCTGTGGCAAGACAGATCTACTTGACGTTCCCGGCTGAGAGCACGTTTAAGGATGAGGACGTTGCAGCTTACTTCAG CCTTTTCGGAACAGTGCAAGATGTGCGGATCCCATACCAACAAAAGCGTATGTTTGGCTTTGTTTCATTTGCCCATCCTGAGACTGTGAAGGTTGTACTAGCTAGAGGGAATCCCCATTTCATTTGCGACTCACGTGTACTTGTCAAACCTTACAAAGAAAAAGGCAAAGCGTTGGACAA GAAACATCATCATCTGCTACAACAGCAGATTGAGCTTGGGAACTACTCCCCATGTTCCAGTCCATCTGGGCTTGATCCTAGAGAGCAGTCTGACTTCCAACTTG ATTCGAAGATGTTCTATCAGAGacgggagatgatgagaaggaAAATGGAGCAAGCTGATCTGGAGAGAGCTATTGAGTTTGAAAGAAGACGCCTCATTAATTTGCAGCTTCCTGAGTTCAAGAATAGTGTAGTGCTGAATCATCACCGCAGCTTCTCTGTGGGGTCTCCTGGTTGTTTTCCATCTGCCAGCAACCTAAGCCCTGATATTCAATCTGAACTCAATAGTGATGCTTTTGAAG TTGATGACGCCACGGTGGTGCATTCTTACCCAGTAACCGGCCCAAGGCGTATTAACCACGATAAGGATTCAAACGGTGCAAAA
- the LOC106454636 gene encoding zinc finger CCCH domain-containing protein 55 isoform X3, which produces MDSGDPTALLLTKIRSLEPDYATKIIGYLLLQDFSEKALMHLALGPESVLHSIISKVKTQLGLLSNNLSAPSTPPSPYPISRPPINGRGVGGGGLSHSNGFMGFRRNSPSSPSSTSPWSINGDSATDLLDDQQLNDCLSFLDDSCEKTEDVADPIDNGETHLHRRSFSADNVDGNDIATDSPRKVEDFMRQEEMMRLKMAYQRQRLASSQILNRAQQFPCEKRTDFLLHQHAHRDGGLRIGDERYWSSSPGRLERMELMATHFNDLSNSVARQIYLTFPAESTFKDEDVAAYFSLFGTVQDVRIPYQQKRMFGFVSFAHPETVKVVLARGNPHFICDSRVLVKPYKEKGKALDKKHHHLLQQQIELGNYSPCSSPSGLDPREQSDFQLDSKMFYQRREMMRRKMEQADLERAIEFERRRLINLQLPEFKNSVVLNHHRSFSVGSPGCFPSASNLSPDIQSELNSDAFEVVDDATVVHSYPVTGPRRINHDKDSNGAKPPMILPILVQKMESPSPLVTEMTMNHQPLPVA; this is translated from the exons ATGGATTCCGGCGACCCGACAGCTTTGCTTTTAACGAAAATCAGAAGCTTGGAGCCAGACTACGCTACGAAGATCATCGGATACCTTCTCTTACAAGATTTCTCCGAGAAAGCCCTGATGCATCTCGCTCTTGGACCTGAATCAGTCCTTCACTCCATTATCTCGAAGGTGAAAACTCAGTTAGGACTTTTATCGAACAACTTATCTGCACCTTCTACTCCCCCGTCTCCTTACCCTATCTCTCGACCACCTATCAACGGAAGAGGAGTAGGAGGAGGAGGGCTCTCTCACTCTAATGGGTTCATGGGTTTCCGACGAAACTCCCCGTCGTCTCCTTCTTCCACCTCTCCCTGGTCAATCAACGGAGACTCTGCTACTGATTTGCTGGATGATCAGCAGCTAAACGATTGCCTTTCGTTTCTCGACGATTCATGTGAGAAAACAGAGGATGTTGCTGATCCTATCGATAACGGAGAAACCCATCTCCACAGGAGGAGTTTCTCCGCTGATAACGTCGATGGTAATGACATTGCCACTGATTCTCCGAGGAAAGTTGAAGACTTTATGAGGCAAGAGGAGATGATGAGGTTGAAAATGGCTTATCAGCGTCAGAGGCTTGCTTCTTCTCAGATCTTGAATAGGGCTCAACAGTTCCCATGCGAGAAAAGAACAGACTTTCTTCTGCATCAACATGCTCATAG AGATGGTGGACTGCGTATTGGTGATGAAAGGTATTGGAGCAGCAGCCCAGGGAGGCTTGAGAGGATGGAGCTAATGGCAACGCATTTTAATGATCTGTCAAACTCTGTGGCAAGACAGATCTACTTGACGTTCCCGGCTGAGAGCACGTTTAAGGATGAGGACGTTGCAGCTTACTTCAG CCTTTTCGGAACAGTGCAAGATGTGCGGATCCCATACCAACAAAAGCGTATGTTTGGCTTTGTTTCATTTGCCCATCCTGAGACTGTGAAGGTTGTACTAGCTAGAGGGAATCCCCATTTCATTTGCGACTCACGTGTACTTGTCAAACCTTACAAAGAAAAAGGCAAAGCGTTGGACAA GAAACATCATCATCTGCTACAACAGCAGATTGAGCTTGGGAACTACTCCCCATGTTCCAGTCCATCTGGGCTTGATCCTAGAGAGCAGTCTGACTTCCAACTTG ATTCGAAGATGTTCTATCAGAGacgggagatgatgagaaggaAAATGGAGCAAGCTGATCTGGAGAGAGCTATTGAGTTTGAAAGAAGACGCCTCATTAATTTGCAGCTTCCTGAGTTCAAGAATAGTGTAGTGCTGAATCATCACCGCAGCTTCTCTGTGGGGTCTCCTGGTTGTTTTCCATCTGCCAGCAACCTAAGCCCTGATATTCAATCTGAACTCAATAGTGATGCTTTTGAAG TAGTTGATGACGCCACGGTGGTGCATTCTTACCCAGTAACCGGCCCAAGGCGTATTAACCACGATAAGGATTCAAACGGTGCAAAA